A single region of the Pseudomonas sp. GGS8 genome encodes:
- a CDS encoding NCS2 family permease — MLERLFQLKAHNTNVRTEILAGVTTFLAMAYILFVNPSILGETGMDKGAVFVATCLAAAIGSTTMGLIANYPIALAPGMGLNAFFTYTVVLHMGHTWQVALGAVFLSAVMFFLLSIFRIREWIINSIPLALRSAIAAGIGLFLALIALHNAGIVVSNPATMVGLGDLKQPAPILATLGFALIVALEALKVRGAVLIGILSVTIVSILLGFSPFGGVMSMPPSLAPTFLQLDIKGALDIGLVSVIFAFLFVDLFDNSGTLIGVAKRAGLMGKDGHMPKMGRALIADSTAAMAGSLLGTSTTTSYIESAAGVSAGGRTGLTAVVVAILFLLALFFSPLAASVPAFATAPALLFVAVLMTSGLAEIDWDDITVAAPVVVTALAMPFTYSIANGIAFGFISWTAIKLLSGRGRELNSALVVLSILFVIKLGWFNA, encoded by the coding sequence ATGCTGGAAAGGCTGTTTCAACTCAAGGCACACAACACCAACGTGCGAACCGAGATTCTGGCGGGCGTCACGACCTTTTTGGCCATGGCCTACATTCTGTTCGTCAACCCAAGCATCCTCGGCGAGACCGGCATGGACAAGGGCGCGGTGTTTGTCGCCACCTGTCTGGCAGCTGCCATCGGCTCGACGACCATGGGCCTGATCGCCAACTACCCGATCGCCCTCGCGCCGGGCATGGGCCTGAACGCCTTCTTCACCTACACCGTGGTCCTGCACATGGGCCACACCTGGCAGGTGGCACTGGGCGCGGTGTTCCTCTCGGCGGTGATGTTTTTCCTGCTGTCGATCTTCCGCATCCGTGAATGGATCATCAACAGCATCCCGCTGGCACTACGTTCGGCGATTGCCGCCGGTATCGGCCTGTTCCTGGCACTGATCGCCCTGCACAACGCCGGCATCGTCGTCAGCAACCCGGCGACCATGGTCGGCCTCGGCGACCTGAAGCAACCGGCACCGATCCTCGCGACCCTGGGCTTCGCACTGATCGTCGCCCTGGAGGCCCTGAAAGTCCGTGGAGCAGTGCTGATCGGCATTCTGTCGGTAACCATCGTCTCCATCCTGTTGGGCTTCAGCCCGTTCGGCGGCGTGATGTCGATGCCACCGTCCCTGGCCCCGACCTTCCTGCAACTGGACATCAAAGGCGCGCTGGACATCGGTCTGGTCAGCGTGATCTTCGCGTTCCTGTTCGTTGATCTGTTCGACAACTCCGGCACCCTGATCGGCGTCGCCAAGCGCGCCGGCCTGATGGGCAAGGACGGCCACATGCCAAAAATGGGCCGCGCCCTGATCGCCGACAGCACCGCGGCCATGGCCGGTTCCTTGCTGGGCACCTCGACCACCACCAGCTACATCGAATCCGCAGCCGGCGTGAGTGCCGGCGGCCGCACCGGCCTGACCGCCGTCGTGGTGGCGATTCTGTTCCTGCTGGCGCTGTTCTTCTCGCCATTGGCGGCCAGCGTTCCAGCCTTCGCCACGGCACCTGCATTACTGTTCGTCGCCGTATTGATGACATCCGGCCTGGCGGAAATAGACTGGGACGACATCACCGTCGCCGCACCGGTCGTGGTCACCGCCCTGGCCATGCCATTCACGTACTCCATCGCCAACGGCATCGCCTTCGGTTTCATCTCCTGGACCGCCATCAAGTTGCTGTCCGGCCGTGGCCGTGAGCTGAACTCAGCGTTGGTGGTTCTGTCGATTCTGTTCGTGATCAAGTTAGGTTGGTTCAACGCATGA
- a CDS encoding DUF4879 domain-containing protein has protein sequence MKCMKTRVVAAFAILIALFLGAQTASAAMAPPLSQVKVLKVESPSCGFEDIADKQEQTRCDHKGPNIKVYVLEVGYGREAHVALDGFEVDGTRTPVCAFDTGNLTECSAGKKTVGYLYIFNLAGKQDGIFTFSNTSINAPGNTMSTQLYIK, from the coding sequence ATGAAGTGCATGAAGACGCGTGTGGTTGCCGCATTCGCAATATTGATCGCGTTGTTCCTGGGCGCCCAAACCGCCTCGGCAGCGATGGCGCCACCGTTGAGCCAGGTCAAGGTGCTCAAGGTCGAGTCACCCAGCTGTGGCTTTGAAGATATTGCGGACAAGCAGGAGCAGACCCGTTGCGACCACAAGGGGCCGAACATCAAGGTTTATGTGCTGGAAGTCGGCTACGGTCGCGAAGCCCATGTTGCCCTGGACGGTTTCGAGGTGGACGGCACTCGGACCCCTGTCTGTGCTTTTGATACCGGCAACCTGACCGAGTGCTCCGCCGGGAAAAAAACTGTCGGCTATCTGTACATCTTTAACCTGGCAGGCAAGCAGGACGGCATTTTCACGTTCAGCAACACCTCGATCAACGCGCCGGGCAATACGATGTCGACACAGCTTTACATCAAGTAA
- a CDS encoding DJ-1 family glyoxalase III codes for MTFRALITLAEGIDDLQTVTLIDVLRRAKVEVVVASIESRRMLTCARGTRLTADAMLVDLLAQPFDLIVLPGGAVGTQHLAAHQPLQQLIKDQVAAGRLFAGIAEAPALALQTFGVLRQRRMTCLPSASHQLSGCNFVDQPVVVDGNCITAQGSGAALEFALTLVEQLCGKATRSAVAGELLV; via the coding sequence ATGACCTTTAGAGCCCTGATTACCCTCGCCGAGGGCATCGACGATCTGCAAACCGTGACCCTGATCGATGTGCTGCGCCGCGCCAAGGTTGAAGTGGTGGTGGCCAGCATCGAGTCGCGGCGCATGCTCACCTGCGCCCGCGGCACCCGCTTGACCGCCGATGCGATGTTGGTGGATTTGCTGGCCCAGCCCTTCGACTTGATCGTTTTGCCCGGCGGCGCCGTGGGGACACAGCATTTGGCGGCCCACCAACCCCTGCAACAATTGATCAAGGACCAGGTCGCCGCCGGGCGCTTGTTTGCCGGCATTGCCGAAGCGCCGGCGCTGGCGCTGCAGACTTTTGGCGTACTGCGTCAGCGGCGCATGACCTGCCTGCCCTCCGCCAGCCATCAATTGTCGGGCTGCAACTTCGTCGATCAACCGGTGGTGGTCGATGGCAACTGCATCACCGCCCAGGGTTCTGGCGCCGCACTGGAGTTTGCGCTGACGCTGGTGGAGCAACTCTGCGGTAAAGCCACGCGGTCGGCGGTGGCGGGGGAATTGCTGGTGTAG
- a CDS encoding MFS transporter encodes MPSQAPLLLRHHRPFIAFWLARVFTASGFQMLTVAIGWNLYQLTGNVLDLGLVGLVEFAPRVLFMLHTGHVADRYDRRQVAAICQSVQALIALSLAIGSATDHVTREMIFILAFLLGAARSFEMPTTQALLPSIVPSALFPRAVAAAQSAQQSATIVAPALGGLLYAFGSVWVYGPTVILYLIACALMLNLPARQTPLNKGKATLDSLLAGIRFIRSRPDILGAISLDLFAVLLGGATALLPVFVKDILLTGPWGLGLLRSAPAVGALLMSLFLARFAVERNVGRVMFTAVGVFGVATIAFGLSTSFWFSLAVLVVLGAADMISMVIRASFVQLETPDEMRGRVSAVNGLFIGASNQLGEFESGLTAHWFGTVPAVVMGGIGTLMVTGAWIKLFPTLANRDRMHVPVEEVRA; translated from the coding sequence ATGCCCAGCCAAGCGCCCCTGCTGTTACGTCATCACCGCCCTTTTATCGCGTTCTGGCTGGCTCGGGTATTTACCGCCAGCGGTTTTCAGATGTTGACCGTGGCCATCGGCTGGAATCTGTATCAACTGACCGGCAACGTGCTCGATCTGGGTCTGGTGGGGTTGGTGGAGTTTGCCCCGCGGGTGTTGTTCATGCTGCACACCGGGCATGTCGCGGATCGCTATGACCGGCGCCAGGTCGCGGCGATCTGTCAGTCCGTGCAAGCGCTGATCGCCCTGTCATTGGCCATCGGCAGCGCGACCGACCATGTCACCCGGGAGATGATCTTCATTCTCGCGTTCCTGCTCGGCGCCGCCCGCTCCTTCGAGATGCCGACCACTCAGGCCTTGCTGCCGAGCATCGTGCCCAGCGCTTTATTCCCACGCGCGGTGGCTGCCGCGCAATCTGCGCAACAATCGGCCACCATCGTTGCGCCGGCGCTGGGCGGTTTGCTTTACGCCTTCGGCAGCGTCTGGGTGTATGGCCCGACGGTGATCCTCTACCTCATCGCCTGTGCGCTGATGCTTAACCTGCCGGCCCGGCAGACACCGTTGAACAAGGGCAAGGCAACCCTGGATTCGCTGCTGGCAGGCATTCGCTTCATTCGCAGCCGCCCGGACATTCTCGGCGCAATTTCTTTGGATCTGTTTGCCGTCCTGCTGGGTGGCGCGACTGCGCTGCTGCCGGTGTTCGTCAAAGATATTCTGCTGACCGGCCCTTGGGGTTTGGGCCTGCTGCGTTCTGCCCCGGCGGTGGGCGCACTGTTGATGTCGCTGTTTCTGGCGCGATTTGCCGTGGAGCGCAACGTCGGACGGGTGATGTTCACCGCCGTGGGCGTATTCGGTGTGGCGACCATCGCTTTCGGCCTGTCGACTTCGTTCTGGTTCTCTCTCGCCGTGTTGGTGGTTTTAGGCGCGGCGGACATGATCAGCATGGTGATCCGCGCCTCGTTTGTGCAACTGGAAACCCCCGACGAAATGCGCGGTCGGGTCAGCGCTGTGAATGGCTTGTTCATCGGCGCTTCGAATCAGCTCGGCGAGTTCGAGTCCGGCTTGACGGCCCACTGGTTCGGCACAGTGCCGGCCGTGGTGATGGGCGGCATTGGCACACTGATGGTGACCGGGGCCTGGATCAAACTGTTCCCGACCCTGGCCAACCGCGACCGCATGCATGTGCCGGTAGAAGAGGTCAGGGCCTGA
- a CDS encoding cytochrome ubiquinol oxidase subunit I: MFGLEALDLARIQFAFTISFHILFPAITIGLASYLAVLEGLWLKTHNDTYRDLYHFWSKIFAVNFGMGVVSGLVMAYQFGTNWSRFSDFAGSVTGPLLTYEVLTAFFLEAGFLGVMLFGWNRVGRKLHFFATVMVAIGTLISTFWILASNSWMQTPQGYEIVNGQVIPVDWLAVIFNPSFPYRLMHMATAAFVATAFFVGSSAAWHLLRGKDNPAIRTMLSMAMWMALIVAPIQAVIGDFHGLNTLKHQPAKIAAIEGHWENVGDEPTPLILFGWPDMKAEKTKFAVEIPYLGSLILTHTLDKQVPALKEFPPEDRPNSTIVFWSFRVMVGLGLLMVFTGLCSLWLRKRDTLYTSRPFLYLALWMGPSGLIAILAGWFTTEIGRQPWVVYGLMRTADASSGHSFIQMSITLIMFVVVYFALFGAGLGYMMRLVRKGPKIDEGKETNEGGPGQKRTPARPLSAADDNGDGDHNHSLTKEI, translated from the coding sequence ATGTTCGGTTTGGAGGCACTTGATCTCGCCCGGATTCAGTTTGCGTTCACCATTTCGTTCCACATCCTGTTCCCGGCCATCACCATTGGTCTGGCGAGTTACCTGGCGGTGCTCGAAGGCCTGTGGCTGAAGACGCACAACGACACTTACCGCGATCTGTACCATTTCTGGTCGAAGATCTTTGCCGTCAACTTCGGCATGGGTGTGGTGTCCGGCTTGGTCATGGCCTATCAGTTCGGCACCAACTGGAGCCGCTTCTCGGATTTCGCCGGCTCCGTGACCGGGCCGTTGCTGACCTACGAAGTGCTCACCGCATTCTTCCTCGAAGCCGGTTTCCTCGGCGTCATGCTGTTCGGCTGGAACAGGGTCGGGCGCAAGCTGCACTTCTTCGCCACGGTCATGGTCGCCATCGGTACCCTGATCTCGACCTTCTGGATTCTCGCCTCCAACAGCTGGATGCAGACCCCGCAGGGCTATGAGATCGTCAACGGGCAAGTCATTCCGGTGGATTGGCTGGCGGTGATTTTCAACCCGTCGTTCCCCTACCGCCTGATGCACATGGCGACGGCGGCGTTCGTTGCGACCGCCTTCTTCGTCGGTTCGTCGGCAGCCTGGCACTTGCTGCGCGGCAAGGACAACCCGGCCATCCGCACCATGCTCTCGATGGCCATGTGGATGGCACTGATCGTGGCGCCGATTCAGGCCGTCATCGGTGACTTCCACGGCCTCAACACCCTCAAGCACCAGCCGGCGAAAATCGCTGCGATTGAAGGTCACTGGGAAAATGTTGGCGATGAACCGACCCCGTTGATCCTGTTCGGCTGGCCGGACATGAAAGCCGAAAAGACCAAGTTCGCGGTCGAGATTCCGTACCTGGGCAGCCTGATCCTGACCCACACCCTGGACAAACAAGTGCCGGCGCTCAAGGAGTTCCCGCCTGAAGACCGGCCGAATTCGACCATTGTCTTCTGGTCGTTCCGGGTCATGGTCGGCCTGGGCTTGCTGATGGTCTTTACCGGTTTGTGCAGCCTGTGGCTGCGTAAGCGCGACACGCTGTATACCTCGCGTCCGTTCCTGTACCTGGCGCTGTGGATGGGCCCGTCCGGCCTGATCGCAATCCTCGCCGGTTGGTTCACCACTGAAATCGGCCGTCAGCCGTGGGTGGTGTATGGCTTGATGCGCACGGCGGACGCGTCATCCGGGCACAGCTTCATTCAGATGAGCATCACCTTGATCATGTTCGTTGTGGTGTATTTCGCGCTGTTCGGTGCCGGTCTTGGCTACATGATGCGCCTGGTGCGCAAAGGGCCGAAGATTGACGAAGGCAAGGAAACCAATGAAGGCGGTCCTGGCCAGAAACGCACGCCGGCCCGTCCGCTGTCTGCAGCCGACGACAACGGTGACGGCGATCACAACCACAGCCTGACCAAGGAGATTTGA